From a region of the [Eubacterium] eligens ATCC 27750 genome:
- a CDS encoding NTP transferase domain-containing protein: MPKVERAIIMAAGLGNRMHPVTLSTPKPMVKVNGVRMIDTVIDGLHENEIYEIYVVVGYLKEQFVTLEKEYFGVRLIENPYYDTCNNISSLYVAREHIENAIILDGDQIIYNPEILAPEFERSGYNSVWTDGETDEWLQNVENGIVTACSRTGGKGGWQLYSISRWTAEDGKKLKRHLEIEFEQKKNQQIYWDDVAMFCYPKEYQLGIRPMNRDDITEVDNLSELIALDASYKKYVEEK, translated from the coding sequence ATGCCAAAAGTAGAAAGAGCTATTATTATGGCAGCTGGTTTAGGAAATCGAATGCACCCAGTGACACTGTCAACACCGAAACCTATGGTTAAAGTGAATGGGGTGCGAATGATCGACACAGTCATTGATGGTCTGCATGAAAATGAAATTTATGAAATTTATGTTGTTGTCGGTTATCTTAAAGAACAGTTTGTGACACTTGAAAAGGAGTATTTTGGTGTCAGGTTGATTGAAAATCCATACTATGATACTTGCAACAATATATCTTCCCTTTATGTAGCACGAGAGCATATTGAAAATGCGATTATTCTGGATGGTGATCAGATTATTTATAATCCTGAAATTCTTGCACCAGAATTTGAACGCTCTGGTTATAACAGTGTTTGGACAGATGGTGAAACGGATGAGTGGCTTCAGAATGTTGAGAATGGCATTGTTACGGCATGCAGTCGGACAGGTGGAAAAGGCGGATGGCAGCTGTACAGTATTTCTCGCTGGACTGCAGAGGATGGGAAAAAACTAAAACGTCATCTTGAAATTGAGTTTGAACAAAAGAAGAATCAACAAATCTACTGGGATGATGTGGCGATGTTCTGCTACCCAAAGGAGTATCAATTGGGTATCCGTCCTATGAATAGAGACGATATTACAGAGGTGGATAATTTGAGTGAGCTAATTGCTTTAGATGCCAGCTATAAAAAATATGTGGAGGAAAAGTAA
- the hemZ gene encoding coproporphyrinogen dehydrogenase HemZ: protein MIYIKIDNDVFYDDAVVLVRSFYPRIEVMALKADSKPEENDEILSIEVPDITGLDKKNAHEVFKDSLYKKLSEKTGKKLPWGYLTGVRPSKIAYTMLEEGATKEQIKKHFMDKHYASEEKADLALTVARKELDILTDMDYKTGYSLYIGIPFCPSICLYCSFSSYALGAYKDYVDNYVDALIKEIRFVAETMKGRRLDTVYMGGGTPTTLSAAQLDKVLTVVEEAFDLSRCRELTVEAGRPDSVTPDKFKVLKAHNVGRISINPQTMNQKTLDLIGRKHTVEDIKNAYAMAREAGLDNINMDMILGLPGEGVDEVYHTLNEIKAMRPESLTVHSLAIKRASRLNILRQQYTELSIENTDSIIAMTEQTARDLNMQPYYMYRQKNMAGNFENVGYAVAGLECIYNILIMEEKQTIIACGAGASTKVVFHNEGDENHSVRIERIENVKDVRSYVERIDEMIERKRKFFGENEF, encoded by the coding sequence ATGATATATATTAAGATTGACAATGATGTATTTTATGATGATGCGGTTGTACTTGTCCGCTCGTTTTATCCAAGAATTGAGGTTATGGCACTTAAGGCAGATTCCAAGCCGGAAGAGAATGATGAGATTCTTTCAATAGAAGTGCCTGATATCACAGGGCTTGATAAGAAGAATGCCCACGAAGTATTTAAGGACAGTTTATATAAGAAGCTTTCAGAAAAAACTGGCAAGAAGCTTCCATGGGGATATCTTACAGGAGTAAGACCAAGTAAGATTGCGTACACAATGCTTGAAGAGGGTGCAACCAAGGAACAGATTAAGAAACATTTTATGGACAAGCATTATGCAAGTGAAGAAAAGGCTGACCTTGCGCTCACAGTAGCGAGGAAAGAACTGGATATACTTACAGATATGGATTATAAGACAGGCTACAGCCTGTATATTGGAATTCCGTTCTGTCCAAGTATATGTCTGTACTGCTCATTTTCATCATATGCACTTGGTGCGTACAAAGATTATGTAGATAATTATGTAGATGCGCTTATTAAGGAGATAAGATTCGTCGCTGAAACTATGAAGGGCAGAAGACTGGATACAGTGTATATGGGTGGTGGAACACCTACAACTTTGAGTGCAGCACAGTTAGATAAAGTACTGACAGTGGTTGAAGAAGCATTTGACTTGAGCAGATGCCGAGAGCTTACTGTAGAAGCTGGAAGACCGGACAGCGTGACACCAGATAAATTCAAGGTTCTTAAAGCTCATAATGTGGGAAGAATATCTATTAATCCACAGACAATGAACCAGAAAACACTTGACCTGATTGGAAGAAAGCATACGGTTGAAGATATTAAGAATGCTTATGCAATGGCAAGAGAAGCAGGACTTGATAATATCAACATGGATATGATTCTTGGACTTCCGGGAGAGGGTGTAGACGAGGTTTACCATACACTTAATGAAATTAAGGCGATGCGGCCGGAGAGTCTTACCGTTCATTCACTTGCAATCAAGAGAGCTTCAAGACTTAACATATTGCGTCAGCAGTACACAGAGCTTTCAATCGAAAACACAGACAGCATTATCGCAATGACTGAGCAGACAGCAAGAGATCTTAACATGCAGCCTTATTATATGTATCGCCAGAAGAATATGGCAGGCAATTTTGAAAATGTAGGCTATGCAGTTGCTGGACTTGAATGCATTTATAATATTCTTATTATGGAAGAAAAGCAGACAATAATTGCGTGCGGCGCAGGTGCTTCAACCAAGGTTGTGTTCCATAATGAAGGCGATGAAAACCATTCTGTGCGTATTGAGAGAATTGAGAATGTCAAAGATGTTAGAAGCTATGTCGAGAGAATTGATGAGATGATTGAGAGAAAGCGGAAGTTCTTTGGGGAGAATGAGTTTTGA
- a CDS encoding MBL fold metallo-hydrolase, which yields MIKIESRVLGPVATNCYLIINKDNNESIIVDPADSPESIYDMVVRSASKPQAILLTHGHFDHIGAANEVREHYGIKIYASCDEEKLLASPARNLSNAYGMSLRVTADVLHNDGDILELAGLKIKAIHTPGHTAGGTCYYIESDKTLMSGDTLFAGSVGRTDYPTASSAAMMESLHDKLCKLPDDTDVYPGHGEFTTIGYEKQNNPFM from the coding sequence ATGATTAAGATAGAATCAAGAGTATTGGGACCGGTAGCTACTAACTGCTATCTTATAATTAATAAAGATAACAATGAGAGCATTATTGTTGACCCGGCAGATTCACCGGAGTCTATATATGATATGGTTGTGCGTTCAGCAAGCAAGCCACAGGCAATACTTCTTACACATGGACATTTTGACCATATAGGTGCGGCTAATGAGGTGCGTGAGCATTATGGAATTAAGATATATGCATCATGTGATGAGGAAAAGCTTCTTGCTTCACCGGCAAGAAACCTGTCAAATGCATACGGCATGAGTCTTAGGGTTACAGCAGATGTACTTCATAATGATGGGGATATTCTTGAACTTGCAGGACTTAAGATAAAGGCAATCCATACACCGGGACATACAGCAGGCGGAACATGCTACTATATCGAATCGGACAAGACGCTTATGTCAGGTGATACACTTTTTGCTGGTTCAGTTGGGAGAACAGATTACCCTACAGCAAGCTCTGCTGCAATGATGGAGTCACTTCATGACAAGCTCTGCAAGCTCCCTGACGATACAGATGTATATCCTGGACATGGAGAGTTCACAACGATTGGATATGAAAAGCAGAACAATCCGTTTATGTGA
- a CDS encoding BCCT family transporter produces the protein MNTKKEHGKIDWMITLVPLAIVIALCVLFFLAPEQSNAVLSQIRFFLGDTFGTYYLVIGLGIFILSLYIAGSKYGNIVFGEQNEKPKYSFFVWGSMMFTCGLAADILFYSFSEWVLYATDPHLTEMGSIQDWAGVYPLFHWSFIPWGFYLVLAVAFGFMLHVRKRNRQKYSEACRPILGKHTDGWVGRIIDLLAVFALLAGTATTFSVATPLMATIIGELFHVAVSRTVINIIILLITCAVYTYSLLHGFRGISKLANICIYMFFGLIAFVLLFGGETRYIIETGFSSLGRMIQNFVDLSTFTDPLRTSNFPQNWTIYYWAYWMVWCVAAPFFIGSISRGRTVRQTILGGYIFGVGSTLTSFIVLGNYSMGMQVTGKADFIAQYLESGDLYGMIVSIIKTMPGAPVIMVVVLLTMIAFYATSFDSIALTASCYSYHTLRDGEQPNKGIQFMWCILLILLPIALLFAESSMNNLQSVSIVAAFPIGAVIVMIAVSFMKDAKKYMENVEEKGQQEVDNVDNEK, from the coding sequence ATGAATACTAAAAAAGAACATGGAAAAATAGACTGGATGATAACACTGGTGCCCTTGGCAATCGTAATTGCATTATGTGTTCTATTCTTTTTGGCACCAGAACAATCGAATGCAGTACTGAGCCAGATTCGTTTTTTTTTAGGTGATACTTTTGGAACATATTACTTAGTAATTGGATTGGGAATTTTCATTCTTTCTCTGTATATTGCTGGTTCTAAGTACGGTAACATAGTTTTTGGCGAGCAAAATGAGAAGCCGAAGTATTCTTTTTTTGTGTGGGGTTCAATGATGTTCACCTGTGGTCTTGCAGCAGATATTCTGTTCTATTCGTTTTCGGAATGGGTGTTGTATGCAACTGATCCGCATCTGACAGAGATGGGAAGTATTCAGGATTGGGCAGGCGTATATCCACTGTTCCATTGGAGCTTCATTCCGTGGGGATTCTATCTGGTACTGGCTGTTGCCTTTGGCTTTATGCTCCATGTAAGAAAAAGAAACCGTCAGAAGTATTCAGAGGCATGCCGCCCGATTCTTGGAAAGCATACTGATGGCTGGGTAGGTCGCATTATTGACCTGTTAGCTGTATTTGCACTCCTTGCTGGTACTGCTACCACATTTAGCGTGGCAACACCGCTTATGGCAACTATTATTGGCGAACTGTTCCATGTTGCCGTTAGTCGTACTGTAATTAACATTATTATTCTTCTGATTACCTGCGCTGTATATACATATTCCTTACTGCATGGATTTAGGGGGATCAGCAAGTTGGCAAACATTTGTATTTATATGTTCTTTGGTCTGATTGCCTTTGTGCTGCTGTTTGGTGGAGAAACACGGTACATTATTGAAACTGGTTTTTCTTCACTTGGTCGAATGATACAGAACTTTGTTGATCTGTCTACATTTACTGACCCGCTCCGTACATCGAACTTTCCGCAGAATTGGACGATTTACTATTGGGCTTATTGGATGGTTTGGTGTGTGGCTGCTCCGTTCTTTATCGGAAGCATTTCTCGTGGTAGAACAGTGCGTCAGACAATTCTTGGTGGCTATATATTTGGTGTTGGTTCCACATTGACGAGCTTTATTGTACTGGGTAACTACTCTATGGGAATGCAGGTGACCGGAAAAGCTGATTTTATTGCACAGTATCTGGAGAGCGGTGACCTGTACGGGATGATTGTATCTATCATTAAGACGATGCCTGGTGCGCCTGTTATTATGGTAGTTGTTTTGTTGACAATGATTGCTTTTTATGCGACGTCTTTTGACTCAATTGCATTGACAGCATCCTGCTACAGCTATCACACATTGAGAGATGGTGAGCAACCGAATAAGGGCATTCAGTTTATGTGGTGTATTTTGCTGATTTTGCTTCCAATTGCTTTGCTGTTTGCAGAAAGTTCTATGAACAATCTTCAGTCGGTGAGTATTGTGGCGGCATTCCCGATTGGAGCGGTAATTGTGATGATTGCGGTTAGCTTTATGAAGGATGCAAAAAAATATATGGAAAATGTGGAAGAAAAAGGTCAGCAAGAGGTTGACAATGTTGACAACGAAAAATAA
- a CDS encoding NTP transferase domain-containing protein, whose product MNKQESDILNTLLLKPYINQRILAEVSGHSLGVVNRSLKELIKADYLDESIRPTVKAITEFKQKTPQRAVILAAGFGMRMVPINTEMPKGLLEVNGEPLIERIIKQLHEVGIKEIYVVVGFMKEKYEYLIDEYCVELVVNDDYAVKNNLHSIKLVKEHLENAYIIPCDIWCDRNPFHRHELYSWYMVSDMVVNESNVRVNRKMELVTVPESSGGNAMIGICYLVKEDADTVAKCIEELCKNQRYDGAFWEEALYNKDRMIVLARVVHSADVVEINTYEQLREIDSDSNQLKTDAIQAICNALKAKPEAVMDITVLKKGMTNRSFLFTCKGKKYIMRIPGEGTDQLINRRQEAAVYQVIDGKHICDDIAYINPQNGYKITEFLEGARVCNPLNYEDVKKCMMRLHAFHDLKLKVNHEFDIFWQTEFYETLWDGTPSIYKDYEKTKANVLSLKPYIDVHVGEKVLTHIDAVPDNFLFVEKDGKEEIRLIDWEYAGMQDPHVDVAMFCIYSLYNKRQVDRLIAAYFTEGCSDEIRIKIYCYIAACGLLWSNWCEYKRNLGVEFGEYSLRQYRYAKDYYRIVQEELKKQGEEE is encoded by the coding sequence ATGAACAAACAAGAAAGCGATATCTTGAACACGCTTTTATTGAAACCATATATCAATCAAAGGATTCTAGCAGAAGTATCAGGTCATTCATTAGGAGTAGTAAACCGTTCACTAAAGGAACTTATCAAAGCTGATTACTTAGATGAATCTATACGTCCAACAGTGAAAGCAATTACAGAATTCAAACAGAAAACTCCACAGCGTGCTGTTATCCTGGCAGCGGGATTCGGTATGCGGATGGTTCCCATTAATACGGAAATGCCAAAAGGTCTTTTGGAAGTCAATGGTGAGCCATTAATTGAACGTATTATCAAGCAGCTTCATGAAGTGGGGATTAAAGAAATCTATGTGGTTGTAGGTTTCATGAAAGAAAAATATGAGTACTTGATTGATGAATATTGTGTAGAACTCGTAGTTAATGATGATTATGCGGTAAAGAACAATTTACATTCGATCAAACTTGTAAAAGAACATTTGGAGAATGCTTACATTATTCCTTGTGATATCTGGTGTGATCGAAATCCGTTTCATCGCCATGAATTGTATTCCTGGTATATGGTTAGTGACATGGTGGTCAATGAAAGCAATGTTCGCGTTAATCGTAAAATGGAACTGGTAACTGTGCCAGAAAGTTCTGGTGGCAATGCAATGATTGGTATCTGCTATCTGGTAAAAGAGGATGCCGATACAGTTGCGAAATGTATAGAGGAGTTATGTAAAAATCAGCGGTATGATGGAGCATTCTGGGAGGAAGCTCTTTATAACAAGGATCGGATGATAGTACTAGCTCGCGTGGTTCATTCAGCAGATGTAGTTGAAATCAATACTTATGAGCAACTACGGGAAATCGACAGCGATTCTAATCAGTTGAAAACAGATGCAATTCAGGCGATTTGCAATGCTCTAAAAGCAAAGCCGGAAGCGGTTATGGATATTACTGTTTTGAAAAAAGGTATGACAAATCGGTCTTTTCTGTTTACTTGCAAAGGGAAAAAATATATCATGCGTATTCCGGGAGAGGGAACTGACCAGCTTATCAATCGTCGTCAGGAGGCAGCAGTTTATCAAGTTATTGACGGAAAGCACATCTGCGATGATATTGCGTATATCAACCCACAAAATGGCTATAAAATCACGGAATTCTTGGAAGGCGCAAGAGTATGCAATCCATTGAACTACGAAGACGTTAAGAAATGTATGATGCGGCTACATGCGTTCCATGACTTGAAATTAAAAGTAAATCATGAGTTTGATATTTTTTGGCAGACGGAGTTCTACGAAACACTGTGGGATGGAACGCCTTCTATTTATAAGGATTATGAGAAAACAAAAGCAAATGTTTTGTCACTAAAGCCTTATATTGATGTACATGTGGGAGAAAAAGTTCTGACTCATATTGATGCAGTACCGGATAATTTCCTTTTTGTGGAGAAGGACGGAAAAGAAGAAATCAGACTGATTGACTGGGAGTATGCAGGAATGCAGGATCCTCATGTGGACGTTGCAATGTTCTGTATTTATTCTCTTTATAATAAACGTCAGGTTGATCGATTAATTGCAGCCTACTTTACTGAAGGCTGTAGTGATGAGATTAGAATCAAGATTTATTGTTATATTGCAGCTTGCGGACTTTTATGGAGCAACTGGTGTGAGTATAAGAGAAATCTCGGTGTGGAGTTTGGTGAGTATTCGCTTCGACAGTACCGATATGCAAAGGATTACTATCGAATCGTTCAAGAAGAATTGAAAAAGCAAGGGGAGGAAGAGTAA
- a CDS encoding mannose-6-phosphate isomerase, which translates to MVKAGTIHAIGAGILICEIQQNSNCTYRMYDYDRRDKFGNKRELHVDKALDVVDTKRYVPYESSSNAYDEALNEAAATIEADSSEGQLLVSCKYFECYKHDISDSVSINVDTASFRSVIFTEGCGTIRVGEDVKAYKAGDSFYIIAGNKTVEIEGNGGAIITKV; encoded by the coding sequence ATGGTAAAAGCCGGTACGATTCATGCTATCGGAGCTGGAATCCTTATATGTGAAATCCAGCAGAATTCAAATTGTACTTACAGAATGTATGATTATGACCGTAGGGACAAGTTCGGAAATAAACGAGAGCTGCATGTCGATAAGGCTCTTGATGTTGTTGATACTAAAAGATATGTGCCATATGAAAGCAGCAGTAATGCATATGATGAAGCTTTGAATGAAGCCGCAGCAACTATTGAAGCGGACTCATCAGAAGGTCAGTTATTAGTAAGCTGCAAATATTTTGAATGTTATAAACATGATATATCCGATTCAGTATCAATTAATGTCGATACAGCTTCTTTCCGCTCTGTGATATTCACGGAAGGATGTGGAACTATCCGAGTAGGAGAAGATGTTAAGGCATATAAAGCGGGTGATAGTTTCTATATAATTGCAGGTAATAAAACTGTGGAAATAGAGGGAAACGGGGGTGCTATTATTACGAAGGTCTGA
- a CDS encoding cytidine/deoxycytidylate deaminase family protein, translating to MKDKADAVKCLYRQRDKFILIGLTGRTGAGCTTVAKILSTDNINELDLKDSKTCDFKHSDERKYSIVYRFMAEDERWKKFTVIEASSIIFSFILQGTYKNLFNYIDKISNEVEIKEKEELKKNIVEVLSEEKVENIKEIENEVIDKQLADWIKNLNNNPKYVESLKKENLEQLNKMIKYFTENIVTAKNKFKNKLDTITVQEKSKNSKSQNTNVYNLYSYFMQSVGNNIRSSGEYYNNSEVIGKEITLVERINDIVKMINRLEELQNKDKERTRICIDALRNSFEIQYFRDRYRAFYTFAINTEDEYRQNRLGLNRKELIGLDKIEYPDNNDIFYHQNISACLENSDVYLYNPNVENHKYYELTEQIVKYISLILQPGLITPTHVERCMQLAFNAKYNSGCLSRQVGAVVTGEDFSIRSVGWNDVPKGQVSCNLRCVEDYCKNKDEETFSEYELEDEYFSEIMNEINQSLKEKDIQEKKAGKCFSYCFKDIYTGWTGEKNQVHTRALHAEENAFLQIAKYGGAKIQGGKLFTTASPCELCSKKAYQLGIKEIYYIDPYPGISRKHILSFGKSENPKMIFFQGAIGNAYISLYAPRMPYKDEISLVTGIKTKNIAKNIKEKYDKSFK from the coding sequence ATGAAAGATAAAGCAGATGCAGTAAAGTGTTTATATAGACAAAGGGATAAATTTATTTTAATTGGCTTAACAGGAAGAACTGGAGCGGGCTGTACAACAGTTGCCAAAATTCTTTCAACAGATAATATTAATGAACTTGATTTGAAAGATAGTAAAACATGTGATTTCAAACATTCTGATGAAAGGAAATATAGTATTGTATATAGATTTATGGCAGAAGATGAAAGATGGAAAAAATTTACAGTTATAGAAGCAAGTTCAATTATTTTTTCATTTATACTTCAAGGAACATATAAAAATTTGTTTAATTATATAGATAAAATTTCTAATGAAGTAGAAATAAAAGAAAAAGAAGAATTAAAAAAGAATATAGTTGAAGTTTTATCAGAAGAAAAAGTAGAAAATATTAAAGAAATTGAAAATGAAGTTATTGACAAACAATTAGCAGATTGGATTAAAAATTTAAATAATAATCCAAAGTATGTGGAATCTTTAAAAAAAGAAAATTTAGAACAGTTAAACAAAATGATTAAATACTTTACGGAAAATATTGTAACTGCTAAAAATAAATTTAAAAATAAGTTAGATACAATTACAGTTCAGGAAAAATCTAAAAATTCAAAATCTCAGAATACAAATGTATATAATTTGTATTCATATTTTATGCAATCTGTAGGAAATAATATTAGAAGTTCTGGTGAATATTATAATAATAGTGAAGTTATTGGAAAAGAGATAACTTTAGTTGAAAGAATTAATGATATTGTCAAAATGATTAATAGACTGGAGGAATTACAAAATAAAGATAAAGAAAGAACAAGAATATGCATAGATGCATTAAGAAATTCATTTGAAATACAATATTTCAGAGATCGATATAGAGCATTTTATACATTTGCTATTAATACAGAAGATGAATATAGACAAAATAGGTTAGGATTAAATAGAAAAGAATTAATAGGTTTGGATAAAATAGAATATCCAGATAATAATGATATATTTTATCATCAAAATATTTCAGCATGCTTAGAAAATTCAGATGTTTATTTATATAATCCAAATGTTGAGAATCATAAATACTACGAATTAACTGAACAGATTGTAAAATATATTTCTTTGATATTACAGCCGGGATTAATAACCCCCACACATGTAGAACGATGTATGCAATTAGCTTTTAATGCAAAATATAATTCTGGCTGTTTATCTAGACAGGTTGGGGCTGTAGTAACAGGAGAAGATTTTTCAATACGGTCAGTTGGATGGAATGATGTTCCTAAAGGACAAGTATCATGTAATTTAAGATGTGTAGAGGATTATTGTAAAAATAAGGATGAAGAGACTTTTAGTGAATATGAACTCGAAGATGAATATTTTAGTGAAATTATGAATGAAATTAATCAATCTCTTAAAGAGAAAGATATTCAGGAGAAAAAAGCGGGAAAATGTTTTTCATATTGTTTTAAAGATATTTATACTGGTTGGACAGGAGAAAAAAATCAAGTACATACAAGAGCATTACATGCTGAAGAAAATGCTTTTTTGCAGATTGCTAAATATGGAGGGGCTAAGATTCAAGGAGGAAAATTATTTACAACAGCAAGTCCTTGTGAATTATGTTCAAAAAAAGCATATCAGTTAGGAATAAAAGAAATATACTATATAGATCCATATCCAGGAATTTCAAGAAAACATATTTTATCATTTGGAAAAAGTGAAAATCCAAAAATGATTTTCTTTCAAGGTGCAATAGGAAATGCTTATATATCTTTATACGCACCAAGAATGCCATATAAAGACGAAATTAGCTTAGTGACAGGAATTAAAACCAAAAATATAGCAAAAAACATTAAAGAAAAATATGATAAAAGTTTTAAATAA
- a CDS encoding ASCH domain-containing protein, with translation MCAILLSINPNHVENILNGSKKYEFRKKACKRHVDKILIYSTTPIMKIVGEAEVEDVLVDEPETIWEKTKAKSGIDKNFFDKYYRDRDQAVAYKLKNVIKYGKPKELKDFGVNSAPQSFQYID, from the coding sequence ATGTGTGCAATATTATTATCAATTAATCCTAATCATGTAGAAAATATATTGAATGGAAGTAAAAAATATGAATTTAGAAAAAAGGCATGTAAAAGACATGTAGATAAGATCCTAATTTATTCTACAACTCCAATTATGAAAATAGTAGGAGAAGCTGAAGTCGAAGATGTTCTTGTTGATGAACCAGAGACTATTTGGGAAAAAACAAAAGCAAAGTCAGGAATTGATAAAAATTTTTTTGATAAATATTATAGAGATAGAGATCAAGCAGTTGCTTATAAATTAAAAAACGTTATCAAATATGGCAAGCCAAAAGAATTAAAAGATTTCGGAGTAAATAGTGCACCACAGTCTTTTCAGTATATAGATTAA